The Plasmodium vinckei vinckei genome assembly, chromosome: PVVCY_14 genome window below encodes:
- a CDS encoding mitochondrial ribosomal protein L3 precursor, putative → MNNILIKNRKNPIFFSILKIREKRTFYASKWIRRLQILNEKYNYKIEKEEEIEYEEKKNDDKIEKIYPLWNSRRTGLLGYKVGCMSIWDIWGVKHAVTVVKIDNCYVLNQKNITKNGYEALEVGIGNMNVIKQSKNNIGNYIKRRLGFIHKIREFKCTSDCFLPVQHKFSARHFSPGQNLFISSSIKNKGFCGAMQKWNFSGKNQSHGTESKAHRSLGSVSMGKTINIVFRNKKMNTHIGEKSLVKCSNNKLFRINSLKNLLFIKGTIGGYKNKVIKISDAKGRAFNKFKNKIYLYYPTFIYKKNKKYKNVIDMPHSVEDPFLYNEIPLYEPENK, encoded by the coding sequence atgaataatattttaattaaaaataggaaaaatcctattttttttagtattttaaaaataagagAAAAAAGAACATTTTATGCTTCGAAATGGATAAGAAGATTGCAAATATTAAATgagaaatataattataagattgaaaaagaagaagaaattgaatatgaagaaaaaaaaaatgatgataaaatcgaaaaaatatatccttTATGGAATAGTAGAAGAACTGGTTTGTTAGGATATAAAGTTGGGTGTATGAGTATTTGGGATATATGGGGGGTTAAACATGCAGTTACTGTTGTGAAAATTGATAATTGTTATGttttaaatcaaaaaaatataactaaAAATGGTTATGAGGCATTAGAAGTTGGTATTGGTAATATGAATGTTATAAAacaaagtaaaaataatataggaaattatattaaaagacGGCTTGGatttattcataaaataagaGAATTTAAATGTACTAGTGATTGTTTTTTACCTGTACAACATAAATTTTCTGCTAGACATTTTTCACCTGGACAAAACTTATTTATTAGTTcgagtataaaaaataaagggTTTTGTGGGGCTATGCAAAAATGGAACTTTAGTGGAAAAAATCAATCCCATGGAACAGAAAGTAAAGCACATCGAAGTTTAGGTAGTGTATCAATGGGAAAAACAATTAATATCGTttttagaaataaaaaaatgaatacaCATATAGGAGAAAAGAGTTTAGTAAAATGTAGTAACAACAAACTATTCCGAATTAATAGtcttaaaaatttattatttattaaaggAACTATTGGAggttacaaaaataaagttattaaaatatcGGATGCAAAAGGAAGagcatttaataaatttaaaaataaaatatatttatattatccaacttttatttataaaaaaaataaaaaatataaaaatgttatagaTATGCCACATAGTGTTGAAGATCCATTTCTCTACAATGAAATACCGTTGTATGAGCCTGAAAATAAGTAG
- a CDS encoding epsin, putative has translation MLLFKKVNSKVSSINNYLQKYLESNQFEKNLKEALNNKNYGVSNSLLYDLSISTYDATYYKRVIREVFKAIQEKPSKWRRIYKGLRLCEYVMKNGCEYFISDVKEKEELIKKLAHFTYLENLRDKGIGIREISNNILKLLRDNKYLKNERIEAAKYANLCTNIESKVVEKKSFFLNKKKKKGKNQDENIKRSYFKSGNNNKYGPQADSLEQIKYERYGHDDDYYSNNYTGTSQYRNRNYNRNSRDYSPKSSVDSETENSSESSNESSSKSSSSESSSDNSSDNESSNYKSRRNISRKKSKKPNNSYSKRSKSPSVSSRSNSKESDNNSSPEDSSSSSDSTSKSRSSSSSNDSSKKSSDSEDSSYYSRRRPRQSYKADKTRSWKREVSDRI, from the exons ATGCTATTGTTTAAAAAGGTGAATTCAAAAGTATCAAGTATAAAcaattatttacaaaa ATATTTAGAATCAAAtcaatttgaaaaaaatttaaaagaagctttaaataataaaaactatGGTGTATCGAACAGCCTTTTGTATGACTTGTCTATATCAACATACGATGCTACTTACTACAAAAGAGTAATAAGGGAAGTTTTCAAGGCAATACAAGAAAAGCCATCAAAATGGCGACGAATATACAAG gGATTGCGACTTTGTGAATATGTCATGAAAAATGGAtgtgaatattttattagcGATgtgaaagaaaaagaagaattaataaaaaagctagctcattttacatatttagaAAACTTAAGAGATAAAGGAATTGGGATAAGAGAAATTTcaaacaatatattaaaacttttaagagataataaatatttaaaaaatgaaagaatTGAAGCAGCaaaatatgcaaatttATGTACAAATATAGAATCAAAAGtagtagaaaaaaaaagcttttttttaaataaaaaaaaaaaaaaaggaaaaaatcaagatgaaaatattaaaagaagttattttaaatcaggaaataataataaatatggtcCACAAGCAGATTCATtagaacaaataaaatatgaaagaTATGGACATGATGATGattattattcaaataattatacagGAACATCACAATATAGAAATAGAAATTATAACAGAAATTCGAGAGATTATTCACCAAAATCAAGTGTTGATAGTGAAACAGAAAATAGTAGTGAAAGTAGTAATGAGAGTAGTAGTAAAAGTAGTAGTAGTGAAAGTAGTAGTGACAATAGTAGTGATAATGAATcatcaaattataaatcaCGTCGAAATATatcaagaaaaaaaagtaaaaaaccAAATAATTCTTATTCTAAAAGATCAAAATCTCCAAGTGTATCTTCAAGATCTAATTCAAAAGAATCAGATAATAATTCATCACCTGAAGATTCGAGTTCTTCTTCCGATTCAACATCTAAATCACGAtcatcttcttcttctAATGATTCATCGAAAAAATCTTCCGATTCAGAAGACTCGAGTTATTATTCTCGACGCAGACCACGACAATCATATAAAGCCGATAAAACACGCAGTTGGAAAAGGGAAGTATCAGATAGAATTTGA
- a CDS encoding kinesin, putative, with the protein MVSKTQKGGEGCDGSSKQTHLSKGTGGEKVKGEIAKLHEWYINKNIEEKKKDNVDIINNIEKYFEDAELTGNVEEYINVICRIKNITNNNDRTKNENDMDEDDIDVIKKVANTKLLIDTYQMGTKSGVNFEYTYDRVYDINNNNNMIFNDYIINNIKNIFQGINCSILAYGQTSSGKTHTMLGNLEYLHNLFKLYGDNKNDQNSNISHIKLSYNELINCIVNEPEDIGLILNCINYIFMYIDYHGNKNKNKIDELKADNSLSIEHNRKEFIVTLSIIEIYNEVIYDLISGEKNLSVNMIDPNKNEFVIKNLKEVEIENVINALQYLEEGVKNRKIAFTHMNKSSSRSHLIFIIKINRYIYKTNTIRCGKLCLVDLAGSERLKQTKATGTIKIETTMINKSLSVLSKVINALAVMQIKEKIEKNNKDKLREINEISEQKDSNEIDDLYGKKEDNNNDTNIPKRISNTTKKAKCDGINNNMYIPYRDSKLTRVLSDSLGNNCKSILICTISSQLKYLNETASTIKFAQRAKMVKAKPVIREEKIETKSKTPELDNDHLENDDDNNANNSGNNKFDIFVNFNKKHITKDILFFSYSLCIFSYICGFKSTGKVKYLDFFIESYKNKINIIKDQLNKSTCNNEINECILKTFDELKLLTEVERKKLINFMPNQGEVNKIEDKISKPGKEESNANNTETLTHQNLKRMSYNTNLYKFGKNYENHEEDDDPLIGDILVKMKNDICNIIKFNLKILKDVMKTDDVTFDEMIDIVNTMKDNNNIFLLNELNEINEKNNFDENTKLDNDNNTLENAHSNNTNCEDSGKNKIHQKGQKEINIKGDKKRGDLKKKKNTAEMDETNQDSKMGLHNVNDDKNILSVALNGKHLYFARNILSIKNIQNIFNYINNNYTKFINDFTTDKSTVFTNFDLKENLDRQVIEKNNTIYNFIHSATMFQNSGTLKNLNSNYIINRMQTEFFNNNCNHPNIKCVKNMNDNYAQSKDFEGIQNYTSNNGKILINSHAYKSKSHLSVTDLQHSDPSKSVDASNIETDKNVKFSTTENGSNVSFANETDKQKGIDQNELDTSYKSESLLTLFSSEKKNGVNFEPAKMGSKKELDTRTIKVSRNEEYIVEFEKLLENEDFKKLYEFIIDREKKSDENNEAPNVKPPDELLDDDILRKLESKINDEIRKINNNVDVDIRYKKKGIDKRNRHKHKNQNDSNSIFCNRKSDIISSESSNEASSHSNNRNNNNIRYRKKKIKNNILNQNENVLGIPYINNADISYLETKRNTNVLFKNLFTMIRDFFNFGNDQPSINDPIEINIPEIINNELLYNKKFLEKNLESYNIRNFQINNKKMYLLNESEYAHLKELINYKNKMIYFLNLEYKKCKLSA; encoded by the coding sequence atgGTAAGCAAAACTCAAAAGGGAGGTGAAGGATGTGATGGGTCATCGAAGCAGACACATTTAAGTAAAGGAACTGGAGGAGAGAAAGTAAAAGGGGAAATTGCAAAATTACATGAATggtatattaataaaaatatcgaagagaaaaaaaaagataatgtagatataataaataatatagaaaaatattttgaagaTGCTGAATTAACAGGAAATGTagaagaatatataaatgtaatatgtagaataaaaaatataacaaataaCAATGAtagaacaaaaaatgaaaatgacaTGGATGAAGATGATATAGatgtaattaaaaaagttgccaatacaaaattattaattgatACATATCAAATGGGTACAAAGAGTGGTGttaattttgaatatacCTATGATAGAgtatatgatataaataataataataatatgatttttaatgattatataataaataatataaaaaatatatttcaaggTATAAATTGTAGTATATTAGCATATGGACAAACAAGTAGTGGAAAAACACATACGATGTTAGGAAATTTGGAATACcttcataatttatttaaattatatggagacaataaaaatgaccaaaatagtaatattagtcatataaaattatcctataatgaattaattaattgTATTGTTAATGAACCAGAAGATATTGGATTAATATTGAATTGTAtaaattacatatttatgtatatagattatcatggaaataaaaataaaaataaaatagatgAATTAAAAGCAGATAATTCATTATCTATTGAACATAACAGAAAAGAATTTATAGTTACTTTGTCTattatagaaatatataatgaagtTATTTATGACCTTATTAGTGGTGAAAAGAATTTATCAGTTAATATGATTGacccaaataaaaatgaatttgtgattaaaaatttaaaagaagttgaaattgaaaatgtaATTAATGCTTTACAATATTTAGAAGAAGGAGTAAAAAATCGTAAAATAGCTTTTACTCATATGAATAAATCATCATCTAGATcccatttaatttttataataaaaattaatagatatatatataaaacaaatactATTAGATGTGGGAAATTATGTCTTGTTGATTTAGCTGGTAGTGAAAGattaaaacaaacaaaagCTACAGGaactataaaaattgaaacaactatgataaataaaagtcTTAGTGTTCTTAGTAAAGTTATTAATGCATTGGCTGTAATgcaaattaaagaaaaaatcgaaaaaaataataaagacaAACTTCGagaaattaatgaaatatcAGAACAAAAAGATTCTAATGAAATAGATGATctatatggaaaaaaagaagataaCAATAATGATACCAACATTCCTAAGCGTATATCTAATACAAcaaaaaaagcaaaatgtgatggaataaataataatatgtatataccaTATAGAGATTCCAAATTAACAAGAGTACTATCAGACAGTTTAGGAAATAATTGTAAAAGTATACTTATATGTACAATATCATCccaattaaaatatttaaatgaaacaGCTTCAACTATTAAATTTGCACAGCGAGCTAAAATGGTAAAAGCCAAACCAGTGATTAGAGAAGAAAAGATAGAAACCAAATCTAAAACACCAGAATTGGATAATGACCATTTGGAAAATGATGACGATAATAATGCTAATAATAGTGGAAATAACAAGTTTGATATATTTgtcaattttaataaaaaacatataacaaaagatatattatttttttcatatagtttatgtatttttagtTATATCTGTGGTTTTAAAAGTACAGgaaaagtaaaatatttagacttttttatagaatcttataaaaataaaataaacataataaaagatCAACTAAATAAGTCTACATGTAATAacgaaataaatgaatgtattttaaaaacttTTGATGAGTTAAAACTACTTACTGAAGTTGAAAGAAAGaagttaataaattttatgcCAAACCAAGGAGAAGTAAACAAAATCGAAGATAAAATTAGCAAACCTGGCAAAGAAGAAAGCAATGCAAATAATACAGAAACATTAACAcatcaaaatttaaaacGAATGAGttataatacaaatttatataaatttggaaaaaattatgaaaaccATGAAGAAGATGATGATCCATTGATAGGAGATATTTtagtaaaaatgaaaaatgatatatgtaatattattaaatttaatttaaaaattttaaaagatgTTATGAAAACAGATGATGTAACATTTGATGAAATGATAGATATTGTAAATACTATgaaagataataataatattttcttacTAAATGAACTTAAtgaaattaatgaaaaaaataattttgatgaGAACACCAAATTAGacaatgataataataccTTAGAAAATGCTCatagtaataatactaATTGTGAAGATagtggaaaaaataaaattcatCAAAAAGGtcaaaaagaaattaatataaaaggaGATAAAAAACGTggtgatttaaaaaaaaaaaaaaatacggCAGAAATGGACGAAACAAATCAAGATAGTAAAATGGGTTTACATAATGTGAATgacgataaaaatatattatcggTAGCATTAAATGGgaaacatttatattttgctagaaatatattaagtataaaaaatattcaaaatatatttaattatataaataataattataccAAGTTTATAAATGATTTTACTACAGATAAAAGTACAGTATTTACTAATTTcgatttaaaagaaaatttagaTAGACAagttattgaaaaaaataatacgatttataattttattcattcTGCTACTATGTTTCAAAATAGTGgaactttaaaaaatctgaatagtaattatattataaatagaaTGCAAActgaattttttaacaacAATTGTAATCATCCAAATATTAAgtgtgtaaaaaatatgaatgaCAATTATGCTCAAAGTAAAGATTTTGAAGGAATACAAAACTATACTAGtaataatggaaaaattttgataaatagTCATGCATATAAATCAAAGTCTCACCTTTCTGTAACAGATTTACAACATAGTGATCCTTCTAAATCTGTAGATGCATCAAACATAGAAAcagataaaaatgtaaaattttcaacAACAGAAAATGGTTCAAACGTATCATTTGCTAATGAAACGGATAAACAAAAAGGTATAGATCAAAATGAATTAGACACAAGTTATAAATCGGAATCGTTATTAACTCTTTTCAGTTctgagaaaaaaaatggtgtAAATTTTGAGCCAGCCAAAATGGGTTCTAAAAAAGAGCTAGATACACGAACTATTAAGGTTTCTAGAAATGAAGAATACATTGTTGAATTTGAAAAACTTTTGGAAAATGAGgactttaaaaaattatacgaatttataattgatagagaaaaaaaatcagatgaaaataatgaggCACCAAATGTAAAACCACCAGATGAATTATTAGATGATGATATATTAAGAAAATTAGAatctaaaataaatgatgaaattcgaaaaataaataataatgtagaTGTTGATATtcgttataaaaaaaaaggaatagataaaagaaatagacacaaacataaaaatcaaaatgatTCAAACtcaattttttgtaatcgTAAAAGTGATATAATAAGTAGTGAATCATCAAATGAAGCCTCAAGCCATAGCAATAATAGAAACAATAACAACATTcgttatagaaaaaaaaaaataaaaaataatattttaaatcaaaatgAGAATGTTTTAGGAAttccatatataaataatgcaGATATATCTTATTTagaaacaaaaagaaatacTAATgtgttatttaaaaatttatttactatGATTCgagatttttttaattttggcAATGATCAACCATCTATTAATGATCCAATTGAAATTAATATCCcagaaataattaataatgaattattatataataaaaagtttttagaaaaaaatttagaatcttataatattagaaattttcaaattaataataaaaaaatgtatcttttaaatgaatctgaatatgcacatttaaaagaattaataaattataaaaacaaaatgatatactttttaaatttagaatacaaaaaatgtaaactCTCagcatga
- a CDS encoding NEDD8-conjugating enzyme UBC12, putative, with protein MSNEGEKKLKPFELILQKELLDLDEIKGVELFQVNHEDLKEIGVSITSQDGFFRNKTVKFIIKFKDTYPITPPKILCLTKVIFHPNIDENGNVCLNVLKLDWNPIINLQMLILGLVLLLNEPSTNDPFNVDAANVLKNDKQKFIEINNALFCETN; from the exons ATGAGTAATGAAGGTGAAAAGAAGTTAAAACCATTTGAGCTCATACTTCAAAAAG AGTTATTGGATTTAGACGAAATTAAAGGTGTTGAATTATTTCAAGTTAACCATGAAGACTTGAAAGAAATTGGAGTATCCATAACATCACAAGATGGATTTTTTAGAAATAAAACTGTTAAGTttatcataaaatttaagGACACATATCCTATTACACCACCAAAAATTTTATGCCTCACCAAGGtt ATTTTTCATCCCAATATTGATGAAAATGGGAATGTATGcttaaatgttttaaaactCGATTGGAACCCAATCATAAATTTGCAAATGTTGATATTAGGATTAgttcttttattaaat GAGCCCTCAACTAATGACCCCTTTAATGTAGACGCTGccaatgttttaaaaaatgataaacaaaaatttatCGAAATAAACAATGCCTTATTTTGtgaaacaaattaa
- a CDS encoding kinesin-13, putative: MNVGQKSKSKPKGSNGKIKVVVRKRPINENEKRKKDSDIVSVKDNNTICIDEPRYKVDMTKYIERHEFVVDKVFDETVDNLTVYQYSIKPLIIDLFESNCVCSCFAYGQTGSGKTYTMLGSQPYGQSNCPGIFQYASEDIFNLLNAYNNDNSKGIFISFYEIYCGKLYDLLQKRKMVAALENGKKEVVVKDLKILRVINKEELIQKMIEGVMLRKIGVNSQNDESSRSHAILNIDLKDINKNVSLGKIAFIDLAGSERGADTIAQNKQTQTDGANINRSLLALKECIRAMDSDKNHIPFRDSELTKVLKDIFVGKSKSIMIANISPTISSCEQTLNTLRYSSRVKNFRTRPMPNDGDDTPNDPNSSIHTMSYYKSSELNYSSTENFTMKSNSLMSSKPESKSIELRDKNNEKSNKKMQKNVCDKNVKHSNKNRVNTIKKNNTIPRKNYTFSDTSDFSSLDDMNYSLNNSEKTLLTNSKSVNQSKIKSRNSCDTINSKAKKNDMHVLRHSVGSILTNCSNEKSISKENEFSKSGINQSKNILFNGNTVNKMSSISSIGNPNMMGYEINRIGSTNRTDNPLNNNDSLMHGNVNINKKVKEASRDSDNMFFDAVSHPADNKINIYSSNKNYKLGYSNSNSIINDNINDSSISIGIKKRFIKGTNLLTTDGSDNNSVVFQNDELNAGSSSFSNWENTNNNNNNNNSMVDFNIRNISLAEINMDGIKSSSNNNLNICNSADNMETIQNNQFNNNAIRSLELSKNSNYQVIDETNTDNNLLDDEYLKHFQKSGSNNILGNCISSLNIADLYEDTQNILNNVLLSKYKANRDDVIKKYINEDISNMNLEQLDKYVQFIYEKKKAILNKLLFLFKKNVDIQTNNEISDLKKDLVMCHICSNNPDDQFHFYAYSRLEKDIINLIMLRQLWCESENLRQLHQYLMTEYQTKSANSILFNLQPSNANKKFLESPKSIGVDINTNKTLNIKNKVTK; encoded by the coding sequence ATGAATGTAGGTCAAAAATCCAAGAGCAAACCGAAAGGCTCTAAtggtaaaataaaagtggTAGTACGGAAAAGAcctataaatgaaaatgagaaaagaaaaaaagatagTGATATAGTATCAgtaaaagataataatacaatatgTATTGATGAACCTAGATATAAAGTCGATatgacaaaatatattgaaagACATGAGTTTGTAGTAGATAAAGTATTTGATGAAACAGTTGATAATTTAACTGTATATCAGTATAGTATAAAACCATTAATAattgatttatttgaaaGTAATTGTGTATGCTCTTGTTTTGCCTATGGGCAAACAGGTAGTGGTAAAACTTACACAATGTTAGGGTCACAACCATATGGCCAAAGTAATTGCCCTGGTATTTTCCAATATGCTTCAgaagatatatttaatttattaaatgcatataataatgataatagcaaaggtatatttatttcattttatgaaatatattgtggtaaattatatgatttattacaaaaaagaaaaatggtAGCAGCTTTAGAAAATGGTAAAAAAGAAGTTGTAGTAaaagatttaaaaatattaagagttataaataaagaagaattaatacaaaaaatgatagaAGGTGTTATGTTAAGAAAAATTGGAGTAAATTCACAAAATGATGAATCATCAAGATCTCATgctatattaaatatagatttaaaagatataaataaaaatgtatctTTAGGCAAAATTGCATTTATAGATTTAGCAGGTAGTGAAAGAGGAGCTGATACAATTGCtcaaaataaacaaacaCAAACAGATGGAGCAAATATTAATAGATCATTATTAGCATTAAAAGAATGTATTCGAGCTATGGATTCAGATAAAAATCATATACCTTTTAGAGATTCAGAATTAACGAAAGtattaaaagatatatttgTTGGAAAATCGAAAAGTATTATGATTGCTAATATATCACCAACTATTAGTTCTTGTGAGCAAACATTAAATACTTTAAGATATTCATCTCGAGTTAAAAACTTTAGAACAAGGCCTATGCCTAATGATGGTGATGATACACCAAATGACCCCAATAGCTCAATTCATACCATGTCTTATTACAAAAGTTCAGAGCTTAACTATTCTAGCACTGAAAATTTTACCATGAAATCAAATAGTTTAATGTCTAGCAAGCCTGAATCAAAATCCATCGAACTTAgggataaaaataatgaaaaaagtaataaaaagatgcaaaaaaatgtttgtgataaaaatgtaaaacaTAGTAACAAAAATCGTgtaaatacaataaaaaaaaataataccaTTCCTcgtaaaaattatactttTTCAGATACATCGGATTTTTCATCACTTGATGACATGAATTATAGCCTTAATAATTCTGAAAAGACCTTACTTACAAATAGTAAAAGTGTAAATcaatcaaaaataaaaagtagaAATAGTTGTGATACTATTAATAGCAAAGCGAAGAAAAATGATATGCACGTTTTACGACATAGTGTAGGAAGTATACTTACAAATTGTTCTAatgaaaaaagtatatctaaagaaaatgaattttCAAAAAGTGGAATTAATCAATCTAAAAATATCCTATTCAATGGTAATAcagtaaataaaatgagtAGCATAAGTAGTATTGGAAACCCAAATATGATGGGATATGAAATAAACAGAATAGGTAGTACAAACAGGACAGACAACCCtcttaataataatgattctTTAATGCATGGaaatgttaatataaataaaaaggtaAAAGAAGCTTCAAGAGATAGTgataatatgttttttgaTGCTGTTTCTCATCCAgctgataataaaattaacatatatagtagcaataaaaattataaattaggATATAGTAATAGTAACAGTATTATTAATGACAATATTAATGATAGTTCAATATCTATTGGAATAAAAAAGAGATTTATAAAGGGAACAAACCTTTTAACTACTGATGGTTCTGATAATAATTCGGTTGTTTTTCAAAACGATGAATTAAATGCTGGATCCTCGTCTTTTAGCAATTGggaaaatacaaataataataataataataataatagcatGGTCGATTTCAATATAAGAAATATCAGTTTGGCAGAGATAAATATGGATGGAATAAAATCGAgctcaaataataatttaaatatttgtaataGTGCAGACAATATGGAAACTATTCAAAATAAccaatttaataataatgcaaTAAGGAGTTTAGAATTGAGTAAAAACTCAAACTATCAAGTAATCGATGAAACAAATACAgacaataatttattagatgatgaatatttaaaacacTTTCAAAAAAGTGgtagtaataatattcttGGCAACTGTATTAGTTCATTAAATATTGCTGATCTTTATGAAGATACACAAAATATACTTAACAATGTCTTACtgtcaaaatataaagcaAATAGAGAtgatgtaataaaaaaatatattaatgaagATATTAGTAATATGAATTTAGAGCAATTAGACAAATATGTTCAATtcatatatgaaaaaaaaaaagctattttaaataagctactttttttatttaaaaaaaatgtagatatacaaacaaataatgaaattagCGATTTGAAAAAGGATCTCGTTATGTGCCATATATGCAGTAATAATCCAGATGATCAATTTCActtttatgcatatagtAGATTAGAAAaagatattattaatttaataatgttaAGGCAATTATGGTGCGAATCAGAAAACCTAAGACAATTACATCAATATTTGATGACTGAATATCAAACTAAATCAGCTAATTCGATCTTATTCAATCTTCAACCTTCtaatgcaaataaaaaatttttggAAAGCCCCAAAAGCATTGGCGTAGATATCAACACGAACAAaactttaaatattaaaaacaaagTAACAAAGTAG